One genomic region from Leptolyngbyaceae cyanobacterium JSC-12 encodes:
- a CDS encoding methyl-accepting chemotaxis protein (IMG reference gene:2510097009~PFAM: HAMP domain; Methyl-accepting chemotaxis protein (MCP) signaling domain): MASGTEYAQDYQQAQLAYMKGSYEEAAEIVDRLVKEFPGDPSANLLRGHIYCYGLQQYSVAREQYESVLTLTDDPEFTNYAHQGLQHIQENSNGTDAIANSDLGVMDNATFDVFDEQSFDEQSFNQVFDEPALEDAAAFGNQTFDEPAFDNVAFENPAAPSTWENTGQSLDEVDFGSLDDQQFGLETPESQDAQPFSNPFEDSHYPPKNLVASNDDFNAFSDPFGGDSPNLDFAVDDDPFQLPAADPFGSPSEMSTEEYGARISGFSPVSDEFDEPFAPLDLPDETPSQSLAQDAAAIDDFPPETPSGLRGNITAQQSGEEETLFMGSTNLYDEPDQAFNAAYGQADSDEQRFDFSLGNSAYSDSFSDAEPSAGQTNVDFLDEFDEFDDLGNLSDFDLSENSAGFTRPAVGTDFGMPGTVTAPQDSVDTSLDFGPVSDRSIIRDDEVFSLSSAADQVPAFTNLDAGALEPTATVEQGFLAPLENAPIATKAMIVSLAAGICSAIAVAGVNLVIASGASQENPALVNQLRNTGWMSALASGIIGGGAAFAVGQLAAKQMKRSTDDLQSQFNSVCQGNLNARATVYSEDEFGQLATGFNQMARVILTTTSEAQRKAEEQEQAKEDLQRQVIRLLDDVEGAARGDLTVQAEVTADVLGAVADSFNLTIQNLREIVQQVKTATRQVTKSSTDNEMFARSLSSDALRQAEELAVTLNSVQVMTESIQRVAESAREAEEVARSASATALKGGEAVERTVAGILQIRETVAETTRKVKRLAESSQEISKIVALISQIASRTNLLALNASIEAARAGEAGRGFAIVADEVRQLADRAAKASKEIEQIVLQIQSETGSVMTAMEEGTQQVIEGTKLAEQAKRSLEDIIQVSNRIDVLVRSITSDTVEQTETSRAVAQVMQSVELTAQETSQEAQRVSASLQNLVGVARDLLTSVERFRVETVERK; encoded by the coding sequence ATGGCATCAGGTACTGAGTACGCACAAGATTATCAGCAGGCACAGCTTGCCTATATGAAAGGCAGCTATGAGGAAGCCGCTGAAATTGTTGATCGCTTGGTCAAAGAATTTCCAGGTGATCCGAGTGCGAACCTGCTGCGAGGGCATATTTACTGTTATGGGTTGCAGCAGTATTCCGTTGCGCGTGAACAATATGAATCTGTTTTAACCCTGACCGATGATCCAGAGTTTACAAACTATGCACATCAGGGGCTGCAACACATTCAGGAAAACTCTAATGGCACTGATGCGATCGCCAATAGCGACCTTGGTGTAATGGATAACGCCACATTTGACGTTTTTGATGAGCAATCCTTTGATGAGCAATCCTTCAACCAGGTGTTTGATGAACCCGCTCTTGAGGATGCTGCTGCTTTCGGGAATCAAACATTTGATGAACCTGCCTTTGACAATGTCGCCTTTGAGAATCCTGCCGCCCCCTCAACCTGGGAGAACACTGGTCAGAGTTTAGATGAAGTGGACTTTGGCAGCTTGGATGATCAGCAGTTTGGATTAGAAACTCCAGAATCACAGGATGCCCAACCCTTTTCTAATCCTTTTGAAGACAGTCACTACCCCCCCAAAAACCTTGTCGCTTCCAATGATGATTTCAATGCTTTCTCTGATCCATTTGGAGGAGATTCCCCTAATCTGGACTTCGCGGTAGACGACGATCCATTTCAACTGCCTGCGGCTGATCCATTCGGCTCTCCATCTGAAATGTCTACAGAAGAATATGGAGCAAGAATCAGCGGCTTTTCACCAGTATCGGATGAGTTTGACGAGCCATTTGCCCCTTTAGACTTACCTGATGAAACCCCCTCTCAATCCTTAGCCCAAGATGCGGCAGCGATTGATGATTTTCCACCGGAAACACCCAGCGGGCTTCGAGGGAACATCACTGCTCAACAATCTGGAGAAGAGGAAACTCTCTTCATGGGGAGTACTAATCTTTATGACGAACCCGACCAGGCGTTTAATGCTGCGTATGGGCAGGCGGACAGTGATGAACAGCGCTTTGATTTTAGCCTTGGCAATAGTGCTTACTCAGATTCTTTCTCCGATGCTGAACCCAGTGCTGGGCAGACCAATGTTGACTTCTTGGATGAGTTTGACGAGTTCGATGACCTAGGTAACCTGTCTGATTTTGACTTGTCAGAAAATTCCGCTGGTTTCACCCGACCTGCTGTAGGGACTGACTTTGGGATGCCAGGCACGGTCACGGCTCCCCAGGATTCGGTGGATACCAGTTTGGACTTTGGCCCCGTTAGCGATCGCTCCATCATTCGCGATGATGAAGTGTTTAGCCTCTCCAGTGCTGCTGATCAGGTGCCCGCTTTCACCAATTTGGATGCTGGAGCACTGGAACCCACTGCCACGGTTGAGCAAGGGTTCCTGGCACCGCTAGAAAATGCCCCGATCGCGACAAAAGCCATGATTGTATCCCTAGCTGCAGGTATTTGTTCAGCGATCGCGGTAGCGGGGGTCAACTTGGTCATTGCCTCTGGAGCATCTCAAGAAAATCCAGCCCTGGTCAATCAGCTACGCAACACGGGGTGGATGTCTGCTCTGGCGAGTGGAATCATAGGGGGTGGTGCAGCGTTTGCAGTGGGTCAACTTGCTGCCAAGCAGATGAAACGCTCAACCGATGATTTGCAGAGCCAGTTCAACTCAGTTTGTCAGGGCAATTTGAATGCACGTGCTACGGTTTACTCCGAGGATGAGTTTGGGCAACTTGCTACCGGATTTAATCAAATGGCACGAGTGATTCTCACTACTACCAGCGAAGCACAGCGCAAAGCAGAAGAACAAGAACAGGCAAAAGAAGATTTGCAGCGTCAGGTGATTCGCTTACTGGATGACGTAGAAGGTGCTGCCAGAGGTGACCTCACCGTTCAAGCAGAAGTCACTGCAGATGTGCTAGGTGCGGTTGCTGACTCCTTCAACCTGACCATTCAAAACCTGCGAGAGATTGTGCAACAGGTAAAAACTGCGACTCGTCAGGTAACCAAGAGTTCTACCGACAACGAAATGTTTGCCCGCAGTTTGTCTTCTGATGCGTTGCGGCAAGCAGAAGAACTTGCAGTTACTTTGAACTCAGTGCAGGTCATGACCGAATCGATCCAACGGGTGGCAGAGAGTGCTCGTGAAGCGGAAGAAGTAGCTCGTTCTGCCTCTGCAACCGCCCTAAAAGGGGGTGAAGCAGTTGAACGGACGGTTGCTGGGATTCTGCAAATTCGGGAAACGGTGGCAGAAACAACTCGTAAGGTGAAGCGACTGGCAGAATCGTCCCAAGAAATTTCCAAGATCGTGGCGTTAATTTCCCAGATTGCCTCTCGAACCAACTTGCTGGCACTTAATGCCAGTATTGAGGCAGCCCGGGCAGGTGAGGCAGGTCGTGGCTTTGCAATCGTCGCCGATGAAGTGCGGCAGTTGGCAGACCGGGCAGCTAAAGCATCGAAAGAAATCGAACAAATCGTATTACAGATTCAGAGTGAAACAGGGTCTGTAATGACGGCGATGGAGGAAGGAACACAGCAGGTCATTGAAGGTACTAAGCTGGCAGAACAGGCGAAGCGATCGCTGGAAGATATCATTCAAGTATCTAACCGCATCGATGTTCTAGTTCGTTCAATTACATCGGATACTGTAGAGCAAACTGAGACATCTCGTGCTGTTGCGCAGGTCATGCAATCTGTAGAACTAACCGCACAAGAAACCTCTCAGGAAGCTCAAAGAGTATCGGCTTCTCTGCAAAACCTGGTCGGTGTAGCACGAGATTTGTTAACGTCAGTGGAACGGTTCCGTGTAGAAACGGTTGAACGAAAATAG
- a CDS encoding chemotaxis signal transduction protein (IMG reference gene:2510097010~PFAM: CheW-like domain), which yields MVGNPDFLTGRGQDQAPEFQELESPEGELHLRFYVTSGNEFALPATGIKEVLSPPPDRITPIPNVSPLLLGTLNVRGRVVWVADLGQFLGDPTPLNTDKPEVSVIAVEDQDVMLGLAVDRIVGMEWLDLDEVQMPTNVPDSVAPFLRGEWILDEQSNKYLHLLDQVAILRSARWAA from the coding sequence ATGGTAGGAAATCCTGATTTTTTAACGGGTAGAGGACAAGACCAAGCTCCAGAATTTCAAGAACTTGAAAGCCCTGAAGGTGAGTTACATTTACGCTTCTACGTCACTTCAGGAAACGAATTTGCCTTGCCTGCCACCGGAATAAAAGAAGTGTTATCCCCCCCGCCTGATCGAATTACGCCCATTCCGAATGTTTCGCCGTTGCTTTTGGGTACGCTGAACGTACGCGGTCGGGTGGTTTGGGTTGCAGATTTAGGTCAGTTTTTAGGAGATCCTACTCCACTCAATACGGATAAACCTGAAGTGTCTGTTATTGCCGTCGAAGATCAGGACGTTATGTTGGGGTTAGCGGTGGATCGAATTGTTGGGATGGAATGGCTGGATCTGGACGAAGTGCAAATGCCAACCAATGTTCCAGATAGCGTGGCTCCGTTTCTACGAGGTGAGTGGATACTAGATGAACAATCTAACAAGTATCTCCATTTGTTAGACCAGGTTGCAATATTGCGATCAGCTCGATGGGCTGCCTAG
- a CDS encoding response regulator with CheY-like receiver domain and winged-helix DNA-binding domain (IMG reference gene:2510097011~PFAM: Response regulator receiver domain), with protein sequence MSTVLVVEDSVTQREMIKDLLKGSGLDVTVASDGVEALEQIQGSRPDLVVLDIVMPRMNGYEVCRRLKADPKTQSVPVVMCSSKGEEFDRYWGMKQGADAYIAKPFQPTELVGTVKQLLRG encoded by the coding sequence ATGAGTACAGTTCTAGTTGTGGAAGACAGCGTCACCCAACGGGAAATGATCAAAGACCTTTTGAAGGGGAGTGGTCTTGATGTCACTGTGGCAAGCGATGGGGTAGAAGCCTTGGAGCAAATCCAAGGGAGTCGTCCTGATCTCGTGGTTCTGGATATTGTAATGCCGCGAATGAATGGTTACGAAGTTTGCCGTCGTCTAAAAGCAGATCCCAAAACACAAAGCGTTCCAGTTGTCATGTGTTCCTCAAAGGGTGAAGAATTTGATCGCTATTGGGGGATGAAACAGGGAGCCGATGCATACATTGCTAAACCGTTTCAGCCCACTGAGTTAGTTGGAACTGTCAAACAGCTATTAAGAGGGTAG
- a CDS encoding response regulator containing a CheY-like receiver domain and a GGDEF domain (IMG reference gene:2510097012~PFAM: Response regulator receiver domain) → MQGKLSEIDIRSILQLIELGQRTGELFVEAYPPHTTYTPEPGLGNTADVRGAQPLANRFWFVFFLNGRIIYAADTDQSLSRLRDYLSRYSADHLVNQVKAQAIATTNAPEYGHLWALLEKHTLTPAQGRNIIHSMVHETLFDLLSLHQGSFVFEVGPPLSPQLTMLEVTPQLARTMKQVQQWKLLHPYVQTPEQCPYVANVNSLQEILSSRTFNKLTGFADGKTSLRQIARYLNRDILTVAKAIYPYVQQGIIQLTYPSEEQTSGTLKSSLPQSVTRSPRVVCIDDGATVRKMVEGMLFHHGYEVTAIANPLDALSSVFRINPDLILCDIAMPELDGYEVCAMLRTSTAFRQTPIIMLTGKDGFIDRVKARMVGATDYLTKPFGESELLMLVEKYVGLGYSERQKSTFLADLSTDELKIDRTDATSTSSTPLN, encoded by the coding sequence ATGCAAGGCAAGCTTAGTGAAATCGATATTCGTAGTATTCTGCAACTGATTGAATTGGGGCAGCGCACAGGTGAGTTATTTGTTGAAGCTTATCCTCCCCATACTACTTACACGCCTGAACCTGGGTTAGGGAATACAGCAGATGTAAGGGGAGCACAGCCGCTCGCAAATCGATTTTGGTTTGTCTTTTTCCTGAATGGGCGGATTATTTACGCAGCAGATACGGATCAAAGTTTGTCTCGCTTGCGAGATTATTTGAGCCGCTATAGTGCCGATCATTTGGTGAATCAAGTGAAAGCGCAGGCGATCGCGACTACCAACGCTCCTGAATATGGACATTTATGGGCACTCCTCGAAAAGCACACCCTCACTCCTGCGCAAGGACGTAACATTATTCACAGCATGGTGCACGAAACGCTGTTTGACCTGTTGAGCTTGCACCAGGGGTCTTTTGTGTTTGAGGTCGGTCCGCCACTATCACCTCAACTCACAATGCTGGAAGTAACCCCGCAACTGGCACGCACCATGAAGCAAGTTCAGCAATGGAAGTTGTTACATCCTTATGTGCAAACCCCTGAACAATGCCCTTATGTAGCAAATGTCAATTCGTTGCAAGAAATTCTATCGAGCCGCACTTTCAACAAATTGACAGGATTTGCAGATGGCAAAACCTCTTTGCGGCAAATTGCCCGTTATCTAAACCGGGACATTTTAACCGTCGCTAAAGCCATTTACCCCTACGTACAGCAGGGTATTATTCAACTGACTTACCCTAGTGAGGAGCAAACTTCAGGTACACTAAAATCTTCTTTGCCTCAGTCGGTTACTAGAAGTCCTAGAGTTGTGTGTATTGACGATGGCGCAACAGTCCGAAAAATGGTGGAAGGCATGCTTTTTCATCATGGGTATGAAGTAACAGCGATCGCCAACCCCCTGGACGCTCTAAGTTCAGTCTTTCGAATCAACCCTGACTTGATTTTGTGCGACATCGCCATGCCAGAACTGGATGGCTACGAAGTCTGCGCCATGTTACGTACATCTACTGCTTTTCGCCAAACACCAATCATCATGCTAACTGGCAAAGACGGCTTTATTGATCGAGTAAAGGCTCGCATGGTAGGAGCGACTGATTATTTAACGAAACCCTTCGGAGAAAGCGAATTGTTAATGTTAGTCGAAAAATATGTTGGTTTAGGCTATTCTGAACGCCAAAAGAGTACTTTTTTAGCTGACTTATCAACCGATGAGTTAAAAATTGATCGAACGGATGCAACTTCAACATCATCAACGCCACTTAATTAA
- a CDS encoding hypothetical protein (IMG reference gene:2510097013) — MLTLNKSWEAFFQALMIQSYIDSVHNGKDLQR, encoded by the coding sequence ATGCTAACACTAAACAAATCCTGGGAAGCCTTTTTTCAGGCTTTGATGATTCAATCTTACATTGACTCCGTGCATAACGGTAAAGATTTGCAACGATAA
- a CDS encoding hypothetical protein (IMG reference gene:2510097014) — MLYLAEVQKKSGGFIGGGKAELKLLACQRTEQNWTAVPGDEVIPSDEVNNLAAGALVLVDIAGNRQIQRIQEAGRPLVSILQNFSRMQEKFKTQEEEIEQWKQSLTYQSQELNRREMEMETRREQLQQMEEDFEQFESQRQELEALQEEINRQREAYERNRQELEGAWEHLRGEMRRFEEQQSSVQPTAVLDEEKARSLHELLNRLSSAMPSTDAIREQVNGSFEAFNQQQERLGQHWQTLEGVRSQAQQSQSDIEYQSQEIHARWQEWHRAQEALEQARSELKAQQSALQTKQEYARMLSVHLQNSEEVHQHLFRLAETSDNVKVGLQVDVDALEKMSLDELQKLVQELEGELEKMSRFVNIQEEELAAKQQEIEDLKAKIQSANEYDRLNLENELADEQDGYQMLNETLVGQRRNLQARKSFLSQHQSILRRRQGLPEPEGSNGVIDLSPVTTLVDSQRQQQSQELQKLEAQIEQMKTAIQQAAEMISHQMTDLESKRNELNQQESELVGRRTAAAELQGRLNLYQEILQPLQDSADELRHRLEAIAGALNQMQESSIHQTQALDEMRQIVMNLTNTPELAVS, encoded by the coding sequence GTGCTGTACCTAGCGGAAGTTCAAAAGAAAAGCGGTGGGTTTATTGGTGGCGGCAAAGCAGAGCTAAAGTTATTAGCTTGTCAGCGAACTGAGCAAAATTGGACGGCAGTTCCTGGAGATGAAGTGATTCCCTCGGATGAGGTAAACAACTTGGCCGCTGGCGCGCTGGTATTGGTTGATATTGCTGGTAATCGCCAAATTCAACGCATTCAGGAAGCTGGGCGACCGCTGGTTAGCATTTTGCAAAACTTCTCTCGGATGCAAGAGAAGTTTAAAACGCAGGAGGAAGAAATTGAGCAGTGGAAGCAGTCACTGACATATCAAAGTCAGGAACTGAATCGTCGGGAGATGGAAATGGAAACCCGACGGGAACAACTCCAGCAAATGGAAGAAGATTTTGAGCAATTTGAGTCTCAGCGTCAGGAACTTGAGGCTTTACAGGAAGAAATCAATCGTCAACGGGAAGCCTATGAGCGCAACCGCCAGGAACTAGAAGGGGCGTGGGAGCATCTTCGGGGGGAAATGCGTCGCTTTGAGGAACAGCAATCATCGGTGCAACCAACAGCCGTTTTGGATGAAGAGAAGGCACGATCGCTGCACGAGTTGCTCAACCGCCTATCTAGTGCTATGCCCTCAACCGATGCTATTCGAGAACAGGTAAATGGTTCGTTTGAGGCATTTAACCAGCAGCAAGAGCGCTTAGGGCAGCATTGGCAAACCTTGGAAGGCGTGCGATCTCAAGCTCAACAAAGCCAAAGTGACATTGAGTACCAATCTCAAGAAATTCATGCTCGGTGGCAAGAATGGCATCGGGCACAAGAAGCATTAGAACAAGCACGATCCGAGTTAAAAGCACAGCAGAGTGCGCTTCAAACCAAGCAAGAGTATGCCCGGATGCTCTCTGTACATCTCCAGAATTCTGAAGAAGTGCATCAGCATCTATTTCGTCTTGCAGAGACCTCAGACAATGTCAAAGTTGGGCTGCAAGTGGATGTGGATGCCCTGGAAAAAATGTCCCTGGATGAATTGCAAAAGCTTGTGCAAGAGTTAGAGGGCGAATTGGAAAAGATGTCTCGCTTCGTGAATATTCAAGAAGAAGAACTCGCAGCGAAGCAGCAAGAAATTGAGGATCTCAAGGCAAAAATTCAATCTGCGAATGAGTATGATCGCCTCAATCTAGAAAACGAACTGGCGGATGAGCAGGATGGCTACCAGATGCTCAACGAAACGCTGGTAGGGCAGCGCCGCAACTTACAGGCACGCAAGAGTTTTCTCAGCCAACACCAATCAATCTTGAGGCGGCGGCAAGGGTTACCTGAACCGGAAGGCTCGAATGGAGTGATTGATTTAAGTCCTGTGACAACCTTAGTTGATAGTCAGCGGCAGCAACAGTCACAAGAACTGCAAAAACTAGAAGCTCAAATTGAGCAAATGAAGACTGCTATTCAACAAGCAGCGGAAATGATTTCGCATCAAATGACTGATCTAGAAAGTAAACGAAATGAGTTGAACCAGCAAGAATCTGAACTAGTAGGGCGTAGGACTGCTGCTGCAGAACTTCAAGGTCGATTGAATCTGTATCAAGAGATACTGCAACCGTTGCAAGATTCAGCAGATGAATTGCGCCATCGACTGGAAGCGATCGCGGGTGCCTTGAACCAGATGCAAGAAAGCAGCATTCACCAGACACAAGCATTGGATGAAATGCGGCAGATTGTGATGAACCTGACAAATACTCCAGAACTAGCTGTTTCGTAG
- a CDS encoding tRNA(Ile)-lysidine synthetase (IMG reference gene:2510097015~PFAM: PP-loop family; TilS substrate binding domain~TIGRFAM: tRNA(Ile)-lysidine synthetase, N-terminal domain) — translation MTLSWTPLHAHLHQTLKDRRLLEQGQRVLVAVSGGQDSLCLAKLLLDLQSKWKWELAIAHCDHRWRTDSADNATFVQELARKWQLPYFQQTAKTVLTSEAAARKWRYACLIEIADQHNYPHIATGHTASDRAETLLYNLVRGSGSDGLQALTWQRCLTPTTIQLVRPLLELTRTQTAQFCQENGLQVWEDPTNRDVSYARNRIRLEVLPYLARHFNPQVEHTLAQTAELLQAEVEFLEHEATTLRQASAHERDAACLNRQMLRQAPIALQRRAIRQILHMQLPISPNFEHIEKLVALLNAANGAQTDPFPGGMIAQVKGDWICFLRNS, via the coding sequence ATGACACTTTCCTGGACGCCGCTACATGCTCACCTGCACCAAACGTTGAAGGATCGGCGTTTGCTCGAGCAAGGGCAACGAGTTTTAGTTGCAGTTTCAGGAGGACAGGATTCTCTTTGTTTGGCGAAACTGTTGCTCGATTTGCAGTCTAAGTGGAAATGGGAACTGGCGATCGCCCATTGCGACCATCGTTGGCGAACTGATTCTGCTGATAATGCTACGTTTGTTCAAGAACTGGCTCGAAAATGGCAGTTGCCCTATTTTCAACAAACGGCTAAAACAGTTCTTACAAGTGAAGCAGCTGCACGTAAATGGCGATATGCCTGCTTAATCGAAATTGCAGACCAGCATAACTATCCTCATATTGCGACAGGGCACACTGCCAGCGATCGCGCTGAAACATTGCTCTATAATCTGGTGCGTGGAAGTGGCTCAGATGGACTGCAAGCCCTCACATGGCAACGGTGTTTAACCCCTACTACTATTCAGCTTGTTCGTCCCTTGCTGGAGCTAACCCGCACTCAAACAGCGCAATTTTGCCAAGAAAACGGTTTGCAAGTTTGGGAAGACCCAACAAATCGAGACGTGAGTTATGCTCGGAACCGAATACGACTGGAGGTATTGCCTTATCTAGCAAGGCACTTTAATCCACAGGTAGAACACACCCTGGCTCAAACAGCTGAACTCTTACAAGCAGAGGTCGAGTTTTTGGAGCATGAAGCTACCACTCTGCGCCAGGCGAGTGCTCATGAGAGGGATGCAGCATGTTTGAATCGTCAAATGCTGCGGCAGGCACCTATAGCGCTGCAGCGGCGGGCAATTCGCCAGATTTTGCACATGCAACTCCCCATTTCTCCGAACTTCGAGCATATTGAAAAACTTGTAGCCCTGCTGAATGCAGCTAATGGCGCTCAGACTGATCCATTTCCTGGAGGGATGATCGCGCAGGTGAAAGGAGATTGGATTTGCTTTCTACGAAACAGCTAG
- a CDS encoding KGK domain-containing protein (IMG reference gene:2510097016~PFAM: KGK domain) produces MNEFQPLSDDEVLYVSLGRVLMSNPTFKVGEFLDALAQAISDHENDWSDENEGWFSDGLECEALRFNAQGWQRGRVRIRLEFAPDGPRPQLPERRTSHARRSEKVEPRAEDIYRFDRDESIRTDRPRLELDDIYRAPDDEY; encoded by the coding sequence ATGAATGAATTTCAGCCACTCAGTGATGATGAAGTGCTCTATGTCAGTTTGGGGCGCGTGTTAATGTCAAACCCGACATTCAAGGTTGGTGAGTTTTTGGATGCGTTGGCTCAGGCGATTAGTGACCACGAGAATGACTGGAGTGATGAGAACGAAGGTTGGTTCAGCGATGGGCTGGAATGTGAAGCCTTACGGTTTAATGCTCAAGGGTGGCAACGGGGTAGAGTCCGCATTCGCTTAGAGTTTGCTCCTGATGGACCTCGACCTCAACTGCCCGAACGGCGCACCAGTCATGCTCGTCGCTCTGAGAAAGTGGAGCCTCGTGCGGAGGACATCTATCGGTTTGACCGAGATGAAAGCATACGAACAGACCGTCCTCGGCTGGAACTGGATGACATCTATCGGGCACCAGATGACGAGTACTGA
- a CDS encoding cytochrome c-type biogenesis protein CcsB (IMG reference gene:2510097017~PFAM: Cytochrome C assembly protein~TIGRFAM: cytochrome c-type biogenesis protein CcsB), whose product MDLVKLQNILDNTSFAVLFVTMLNYWIGAIFPGLPYLRAIGITGMAIANLCIATLLGARWLEAGYFPLSNLYESLFFLAWGITAMHFIAERMSRSPLVGVVTAPVAMGITAFAALTLPHDMQKSAPLVPALKSNWLMMHVSVMMLSYATLMVGSLLAIAFLVVTRGQNIELRGSSVGTGSFRTKTVSSENRGYQLRKSGVGEPLATKLDSPVLSSSMEGASTAVLTSPVLTSSATALLSPQRLTLADTLDNISYRIIGLGFPLLTIGIIAGAVWANEAWGSYWSWDPKETWALITWLVFAAYLHARITKGWQGRRPAILAAVGFLVVWVCYLGVNLLGKGLHSYGWFL is encoded by the coding sequence ATGGATCTGGTCAAGCTCCAGAACATTTTAGATAACACATCGTTTGCAGTTCTCTTTGTCACGATGTTGAACTATTGGATAGGCGCAATATTTCCTGGTTTGCCCTACCTGAGAGCAATTGGCATAACAGGAATGGCGATCGCCAATCTGTGCATAGCTACTCTCTTAGGTGCTCGCTGGCTAGAAGCTGGTTATTTCCCCTTGAGCAATTTATATGAGTCGCTGTTTTTCCTAGCATGGGGAATCACAGCAATGCATTTCATCGCCGAACGAATGAGCCGTAGCCCTCTGGTGGGTGTTGTGACTGCTCCTGTGGCGATGGGGATCACGGCATTTGCAGCGCTAACGCTCCCGCATGATATGCAAAAATCAGCTCCTCTAGTGCCTGCACTGAAGTCCAATTGGCTGATGATGCACGTCAGTGTCATGATGTTGAGCTACGCTACGCTGATGGTGGGTTCTCTTCTCGCGATCGCGTTTCTAGTGGTTACCCGTGGTCAAAACATTGAACTGCGCGGTAGTTCAGTCGGGACAGGGAGTTTCCGAACAAAAACGGTGTCCAGTGAAAATCGTGGTTATCAACTTCGCAAATCAGGTGTTGGGGAACCACTAGCAACGAAATTAGATTCCCCCGTTCTGTCTTCTTCTATGGAAGGGGCATCAACGGCGGTTCTTACTTCTCCTGTTTTAACTTCTTCTGCAACTGCCCTGCTTTCACCACAACGACTAACCCTAGCAGATACTCTGGATAACATTAGCTACCGAATTATTGGGCTAGGCTTCCCCTTGTTAACTATTGGCATTATTGCAGGAGCTGTTTGGGCAAATGAAGCCTGGGGATCGTATTGGAGTTGGGATCCGAAAGAAACGTGGGCACTTATCACCTGGCTGGTGTTTGCTGCCTATCTTCATGCTCGGATTACCAAAGGCTGGCAGGGGCGCCGTCCTGCAATTTTGGCAGCGGTCGGTTTTTTGGTGGTCTGGGTCTGTTATCTTGGTGTGAATTTGTTGGGTAAGGGGCTACATAGCTACGGTTGGTTCTTATAA